A portion of the Streptomyces griseiscabiei genome contains these proteins:
- a CDS encoding organic hydroperoxide resistance protein: MDALYTAVATATHGRDGRAVSSDGKIDLELAPPVELGGNGQGTNPEQLFAAGYAACFGSALGLVGRAAKVDVSDAAVTAEVGIGKQGEGFALKVTLRVELPDTVDEATGRKLVEQAHQVCPYSNATRGNVPVELVIE; the protein is encoded by the coding sequence ATGGACGCGCTCTACACCGCTGTCGCCACCGCCACCCACGGCCGTGACGGTCGCGCCGTCTCCTCGGACGGCAAGATCGACCTCGAACTGGCCCCTCCGGTGGAGCTGGGCGGCAACGGCCAGGGCACCAACCCCGAGCAGCTCTTCGCCGCCGGTTACGCGGCCTGCTTCGGCAGCGCGCTCGGCCTCGTCGGCCGCGCCGCCAAGGTCGACGTCAGCGACGCCGCCGTGACCGCCGAGGTCGGCATCGGCAAGCAGGGCGAGGGCTTCGCCCTCAAGGTCACCCTCCGCGTCGAACTCCCCGACACCGTCGACGAGGCCACCGGCCGCAAGCTCGTCGAGCAGGCCCACCAGGTCTGCCCCTACTCCAACGCCACCCGCGGCAACGTCCCGGTCGAGCTCGTCATCGAGTAG
- a CDS encoding glycosyltransferase family 2 protein — translation MALQQAQVSVVVIGYDDAAHVADAVRSALAQGPAVGEVIAVDDCSTDGSAELLERLAADEPRLRVVRRPSNSGGCGTPRNTGLDAATSPYVMFLDSDDLLPPGAVDALLGAVLEHDAPVASGLCVRRELPSRRETPWQPELYDRRTLVEHPSRRVRLVHDTLCVNKLYRTTFLRDHAIRFPEGRFPYEDFVFGARVLAAAPRVALVPDPVYVWHVRRSAARLSISLDRSGIANWRARTDADRLSHDILSGAGEKELARATRTRFLDHSLRMYARELDLRDAEYRREWWALTRAYLASFDEGDFAPAPAPGRVVARVVLAAEQPRDLARLKAIAARPARLTPPYARAGDDSPVWSADLSQVELDHLLVRPVHLLPAAVDAELRPRARGTVLRLRLHELYGRMAEAGPESVRVEFVERTDGRVGFAGTAFLAPEPEFDSWTAEVPLDLTALGSGTWDLRLRLRFADGSRRETTAHAVAGAGLLRRSALLSTRHGVLLVQPYATHAGALAIRLAPGWRGLTEVVRRRLKRLLH, via the coding sequence ATGGCTCTTCAGCAGGCGCAGGTCTCCGTCGTCGTCATCGGCTACGACGACGCCGCCCATGTGGCGGACGCCGTGCGCTCGGCGCTCGCACAGGGGCCGGCCGTCGGTGAGGTGATCGCCGTCGACGACTGCTCGACGGACGGCAGCGCGGAGCTGCTGGAGCGGCTGGCCGCGGACGAGCCCCGGCTGCGGGTCGTACGGCGCCCGTCCAACAGCGGCGGCTGCGGCACCCCGCGCAACACCGGGCTGGACGCCGCGACCTCGCCGTACGTGATGTTCCTGGACAGCGACGACCTGCTGCCGCCCGGCGCCGTGGACGCGCTGCTGGGGGCGGTCCTGGAGCATGACGCGCCGGTCGCGTCGGGGCTGTGCGTGCGCCGGGAGCTGCCGTCCCGCCGCGAGACCCCGTGGCAGCCCGAGCTGTACGACCGGCGCACGCTGGTGGAGCACCCGTCCCGGCGCGTACGCCTGGTGCACGACACCCTCTGCGTCAACAAGCTCTACCGGACCACCTTTCTGCGCGACCACGCGATCCGCTTCCCCGAGGGCCGCTTCCCGTACGAGGACTTCGTGTTCGGCGCGCGCGTGCTGGCCGCCGCGCCGCGTGTCGCGCTCGTCCCCGACCCCGTGTACGTCTGGCACGTACGCCGCTCGGCGGCCCGGCTGTCCATATCCCTGGACCGCTCCGGCATCGCCAACTGGCGGGCCCGCACGGACGCCGACCGGCTCTCCCACGACATCCTGTCGGGCGCCGGCGAGAAGGAGCTGGCGCGCGCCACCCGCACCCGCTTCCTCGACCACTCGCTGCGGATGTACGCGCGCGAACTGGATCTGCGCGACGCGGAGTACCGGCGCGAGTGGTGGGCCCTGACGCGCGCGTACCTGGCCTCCTTCGACGAGGGGGACTTCGCGCCGGCGCCCGCGCCCGGCCGGGTCGTCGCCCGGGTGGTCCTCGCCGCCGAGCAGCCGCGCGACCTGGCCCGCCTCAAGGCGATCGCGGCCCGCCCCGCCCGGCTCACCCCGCCCTACGCGCGCGCGGGCGACGACTCCCCCGTCTGGTCCGCCGACCTGTCGCAGGTGGAACTGGACCACCTCCTCGTCCGTCCCGTGCATCTGCTGCCCGCCGCCGTCGACGCGGAACTGCGGCCACGCGCGCGGGGGACGGTGCTCCGGCTGCGGCTGCACGAGCTGTACGGGCGGATGGCGGAGGCGGGGCCGGAGAGCGTACGGGTGGAGTTCGTCGAGCGGACGGACGGGCGGGTGGGGTTCGCCGGTACGGCCTTCCTCGCACCCGAGCCCGAGTTCGACAGCTGGACCGCCGAAGTCCCGCTGGACCTCACCGCGTTGGGCAGCGGCACCTGGGACCTCCGGCTGCGGCTGCGGTTCGCGGACGGCAGTCGGCGCGAGACCACCGCGCACGCCGTCGCGGGCGCCGGGCTGCTGCGCCGGAGCGCACTGCTCAGCACGCGCCACGGAGTGCTTCTGGTGCAGCCGTACGCGACCCACGCGGGAGCGCTCGCGATCCGGCTCGCGCCCGGTTGGCGAGGATTGACCGAAGTTGTACGCCGCCGTCTCAAACGCCTGCTTCACTGA
- a CDS encoding bifunctional glycosyltransferase/CDP-glycerol:glycerophosphate glycerophosphotransferase: MPRFSVIVPVFEVRGFLRACLDSVLRQSYRDVEVIAVDDCSPDGGGAILDDYAARDPRVRVLHLPANVGPGRARNAGLPYATGDFVLFLDGDDTLVPGALRALADRLDETGDPDVLLFDHVRAYGWGEIRRDAHARVPAAVGPDTFTVAGRPEILELPTAVWNKAYRREFVETHGFRFPPGRHEDTAWTFPVLFDAGRIAALDRICVAHRQRRRGTGPSAGGRAPFDLHDQYERVFGFLASRPEAAGLRPSLRNRMAAQCLEILAEPDRMPPGDRAEFFGRTAALYRKHRSDDDPVAPEHRVLEGGWAAYRARHLVTRVADALGAHAGRARAAGAGLIGRGWSLAQERLPLDPNLALYSAFSHRGVLGDPAAVYQAAREFAPHIRGVWVVRPDRVAALPPGVAYVTPGSSDHLRLAARAAFFVGNAGRPGPLAKRPGSVHVHTHQGTPLKFMGADLLHKPGARLGTDVPELLRRADSWDHSLVANRHSELVWSRAYPCGFGSLRTGSPRNDVLVNAGPDSGAAVRARLGIPAGHTVVLYAPTPRDYRRGGHVERFDLARFAADLRGGLGEAHTLVVRLHPALADGPARGFGLAELHRRGVVVDATDEPHVEEVMLASDVLVTDYSALMFDYANLDRPIVVHADDLDAFAVSRGLYLDIAADPPGHVSRSYRELAWLFDSGQWRDAESARLRAGFRERYCEFDDGRAAERVVRTLMLGEREPRSGAPQVPAPRSADTVPGTGLVLS; the protein is encoded by the coding sequence ATGCCCCGTTTCAGTGTCATCGTGCCCGTCTTCGAGGTCCGGGGCTTTCTGCGCGCGTGCCTCGACTCGGTCCTCCGGCAGTCGTACCGGGACGTGGAGGTGATCGCCGTGGACGACTGCTCGCCGGACGGCGGTGGCGCGATCCTCGACGACTACGCCGCCCGCGACCCCCGGGTACGGGTGCTGCATCTGCCGGCGAACGTGGGTCCCGGGCGCGCCCGCAACGCCGGACTGCCGTACGCCACCGGGGACTTCGTGCTCTTCCTGGACGGCGACGACACGCTCGTGCCGGGTGCCCTGCGTGCGCTGGCGGACCGGCTGGACGAGACCGGCGATCCCGATGTGCTGCTCTTCGACCACGTCCGCGCGTACGGCTGGGGCGAGATCCGCCGGGACGCCCACGCGCGCGTGCCGGCCGCGGTCGGCCCGGACACCTTCACGGTCGCCGGGCGCCCGGAGATCCTTGAGCTGCCGACGGCGGTGTGGAACAAGGCGTACCGGCGGGAGTTCGTCGAGACGCACGGTTTCCGGTTCCCGCCGGGCCGTCACGAGGACACGGCCTGGACGTTCCCGGTGCTGTTCGACGCCGGGCGGATCGCCGCGCTGGACCGGATCTGCGTCGCCCACCGGCAGCGGCGGCGCGGCACCGGCCCCTCCGCCGGCGGCCGTGCCCCCTTCGACCTGCACGACCAGTACGAGCGGGTCTTCGGCTTCCTGGCCTCCCGGCCGGAGGCGGCGGGCCTGCGGCCCTCGCTGCGGAACCGGATGGCGGCGCAGTGTCTGGAGATCCTCGCCGAGCCGGACCGGATGCCGCCGGGCGACCGGGCCGAATTCTTCGGGCGGACGGCGGCGCTGTACCGCAAGCACCGGTCGGACGACGACCCCGTGGCCCCCGAGCACCGGGTGCTGGAGGGCGGTTGGGCCGCGTACCGGGCGCGGCACCTGGTCACCCGGGTCGCCGACGCGCTCGGCGCGCACGCGGGGCGCGCTCGCGCGGCCGGTGCCGGGCTGATCGGGCGCGGCTGGTCGCTGGCCCAGGAGCGGCTGCCGCTGGATCCGAACCTGGCGCTGTACTCGGCGTTCTCGCACCGGGGCGTGCTCGGGGACCCGGCGGCCGTCTACCAGGCCGCCCGTGAGTTCGCGCCGCACATCCGGGGCGTGTGGGTGGTGCGGCCGGACCGGGTGGCGGCGCTGCCGCCGGGCGTCGCGTACGTGACGCCGGGCTCGTCCGACCATCTGCGGCTGGCGGCGCGGGCGGCGTTCTTCGTCGGCAACGCCGGCCGGCCCGGCCCTCTCGCCAAGCGGCCGGGCAGTGTGCACGTCCACACGCACCAGGGGACGCCGCTGAAGTTCATGGGCGCCGACCTGCTGCACAAGCCGGGTGCCCGGCTCGGCACGGATGTGCCCGAGCTGCTGCGCCGGGCCGACAGCTGGGACCACTCGCTCGTCGCCAACCGCCACTCGGAGCTGGTGTGGAGCAGGGCGTACCCGTGCGGTTTCGGCTCGCTGCGCACCGGCAGCCCGCGCAACGACGTCCTGGTGAACGCCGGTCCGGACAGCGGCGCGGCGGTCCGGGCGCGGCTCGGCATCCCGGCCGGGCACACGGTCGTGCTGTACGCGCCCACGCCCCGCGACTACCGGCGCGGCGGTCACGTCGAGCGCTTCGACCTCGCGCGGTTCGCCGCCGACCTGCGCGGCGGTCTGGGCGAGGCGCACACCCTCGTCGTACGGCTGCATCCGGCGCTCGCGGACGGCCCGGCGCGCGGGTTCGGGCTCGCCGAGCTGCACCGGCGGGGGGTCGTCGTGGACGCGACGGACGAGCCGCACGTCGAGGAGGTGATGCTCGCCTCCGACGTCCTGGTCACGGACTACTCGGCCCTGATGTTCGACTACGCCAACCTGGACCGGCCGATCGTCGTGCACGCCGACGACCTCGACGCGTTCGCGGTGAGCCGGGGCCTGTACCTGGACATCGCCGCCGACCCGCCCGGCCATGTCTCCCGCTCCTACCGTGAGCTGGCCTGGCTGTTCGACTCCGGGCAGTGGCGGGACGCGGAGTCGGCGCGGCTGCGGGCCGGGTTCCGGGAGCGGTACTGCGAGTTCGACGACGGGCGGGCGGCCGAGCGGGTGGTACGGACGCTGATGCTGGGCGAGCGGGAACCGCGTTCGGGGGCGCCCCAGGTGCCCGCGCCGAGGTCCGCCGACACGGTGCCGGGCACGGGCCTCGTGTTGTCATGA
- the galE gene encoding UDP-glucose 4-epimerase GalE, whose protein sequence is MTWLITGGAGYIGAHVVRAMLDAGEEAVVYDDLSTGVAERVPGGVPLEIGSTLDGERLARVIRDRSVTGVVHLAAKKQVGESVERPLHYYRENVEGLRTLLSAVTDAQVASFVFSSSAAVYGMPDVDLVSEDTPCLPMSPYGETKLVGEWLVRATGRATGLSTASLRYFNVAGAATPELSDTGVFNLVPMVFEKLSEGAPPRIFGADYPTPDGTCVRDYIHVVDLAEAHVATARRLREAPGTDLTLNIGRGDGVSVRGMIDRINALTGHDLPPVVVGRRPGDPARVVASADRIAAELGWKARYGVDDMITSAWAGWTARR, encoded by the coding sequence ATGACCTGGCTGATCACCGGTGGCGCCGGATACATCGGGGCGCATGTGGTGCGCGCGATGCTGGACGCGGGCGAGGAGGCCGTCGTCTACGACGATCTCTCCACGGGGGTCGCCGAACGGGTGCCCGGGGGCGTGCCGTTGGAGATCGGTTCCACCCTCGACGGGGAGCGGCTGGCCCGGGTGATCCGGGACCGGAGCGTCACCGGCGTCGTCCATCTCGCGGCGAAGAAGCAGGTCGGCGAGTCCGTCGAACGGCCGCTGCACTACTACCGGGAGAACGTCGAGGGCCTGCGCACCCTGCTGTCGGCCGTCACGGACGCACAGGTCGCGTCCTTCGTCTTCTCGTCCTCCGCCGCCGTGTACGGCATGCCCGATGTGGACCTCGTCTCCGAGGACACCCCGTGTCTGCCGATGAGCCCGTACGGCGAGACCAAGCTGGTCGGCGAGTGGCTGGTGCGGGCCACGGGCCGGGCGACGGGCCTGTCCACGGCCTCCCTGCGCTACTTCAACGTGGCGGGTGCCGCGACCCCCGAGCTGTCCGACACGGGCGTCTTCAATCTCGTCCCCATGGTCTTCGAGAAGCTCTCCGAGGGCGCCCCGCCGCGGATCTTCGGCGCCGACTACCCGACCCCCGACGGGACCTGCGTCCGGGACTACATCCATGTCGTCGACCTCGCGGAGGCCCATGTGGCGACCGCGCGGCGGCTGCGCGAGGCCCCCGGCACGGATCTCACCCTCAACATCGGGCGCGGGGACGGCGTCTCGGTGCGCGGGATGATCGACCGGATCAACGCGCTCACCGGGCACGACCTGCCGCCGGTGGTCGTCGGCCGGCGCCCCGGAGACCCCGCGCGCGTGGTCGCCTCGGCGGACCGGATCGCCGCCGAGCTGGGCTGGAAGGCGCGGTACGGCGTCGACGACATGATCACGTCGGCATGGGCGGGCTGGACGGCGCGACGATAG
- a CDS encoding MarR family winged helix-turn-helix transcriptional regulator, with translation MTTSAAPTPEGTSEEVSGQIREEDFLRLDRQICFSLHAASRAFNGVYRVALKDLGITYPQYLVMLVLWERGELPVKKLGEHLRLDSGTLSPLLKRLEAAGLVRRERSARDERSVVVRPTEEGTALRQRALAVPRRIVSATTLEIDEIRELRDRLDRLTAALDEAALAEPAG, from the coding sequence ATGACCACCAGCGCCGCCCCCACGCCCGAGGGGACCTCCGAGGAGGTCTCCGGGCAGATCCGCGAGGAGGACTTCCTCCGTCTCGACCGGCAGATCTGCTTCTCCCTGCACGCCGCCTCGCGCGCCTTCAACGGCGTCTACCGCGTCGCCCTCAAGGACCTGGGGATCACCTACCCCCAGTACCTGGTGATGCTGGTGCTGTGGGAGCGGGGCGAACTGCCCGTGAAGAAGCTCGGCGAGCATCTGCGGCTCGACTCCGGGACCCTGTCGCCGCTGCTCAAGCGCCTGGAGGCGGCCGGGCTCGTGCGCCGTGAGCGCAGCGCGCGCGACGAGCGCTCGGTGGTGGTGCGGCCGACCGAGGAGGGCACCGCCCTCCGGCAGCGCGCGCTGGCCGTGCCGCGCCGGATCGTCTCCGCGACCACCCTGGAGATCGACGAGATCCGCGAACTGCGCGACCGCCTGGACCGGTTGACGGCCGCACTGGACGAGGCGGCCCTCGCCGAGCCGGCCGGCTGA
- a CDS encoding bifunctional glycosyltransferase/CDP-glycerol:glycerophosphate glycerophosphotransferase: MPRFSVIVPTHGVEGRLPLALDSVLTQPFGDFELIPVHDAPDSPAGAVSTAYATRDTRVAPVESPPAGGLSAARNAGLAAAHGTYVLFLDGDDTLAPGALQAITDRLREAGDPDVLYFAHERAHWWEGGTTVVRPTGPQAPAWSAAYRRDFLTERQLTFPIGHFTDLGWSGLVALAAERTAELRGTVCVRHLLRRQGSRLHAPGEQQLELLDQVELVLARATAEQGVSEALFEQLFAVVLRSAAHPERLPAHRRRAFFHRATHLYRLHCPAGFRRPGGTLGLRHRLLATGSYAGFRVLCAADRAVTGALAALPRPRAPLTRALYALQRLLPLDANLVAYRVHRGGDVTGDPAALHAKARELAPRLRSVFLVEPDAVDRLPGDVEHAVVGSREYWRVLARAKYLVDDTDLDAPGPDGIVKRHRGVHLRTRRGTPLTATGVDRAPYPVASAASGDFTALFARVDRWDFALSADRYSTETWERALPGGYEQVEYGLPRNDVHCTATAEDVARARRELGVPEGRKALLYAPAHDDVTDGRDRAQDIARLDLEAFCEAVGEEFVVLLREPVSRGAARRWGGRIIDVGAHPSTAEVCLAADALITDRSSLMFDYANLDRPIVVLADDWDVHRETRGVCFDLPAEPPGHVARTERELAELFRDGSYADPEAGALRAAFRERFCPFDDGRAAERVVRRVFLGERPEALPPVVPLAARTPAPAPDAAPLAHASAHVPASAAATLVRS; this comes from the coding sequence CAGCGTCATCGTCCCCACGCACGGTGTCGAAGGGCGCCTCCCCCTCGCTCTGGACTCGGTCCTCACCCAGCCGTTCGGCGACTTCGAGCTGATCCCGGTCCATGATGCGCCGGACTCCCCGGCGGGAGCCGTCAGCACCGCGTACGCCACCAGGGACACCCGGGTCGCCCCCGTCGAGTCCCCGCCCGCCGGGGGCCTGAGCGCCGCCCGCAACGCGGGGCTGGCCGCGGCGCACGGGACGTACGTCCTGTTCCTGGACGGGGACGACACCCTCGCACCGGGCGCGCTGCAGGCGATCACGGACCGGCTGCGCGAGGCCGGCGACCCCGATGTCCTGTACTTCGCGCACGAGCGGGCGCACTGGTGGGAGGGCGGTACGACCGTCGTGCGCCCCACCGGCCCCCAGGCCCCGGCGTGGAGCGCGGCCTACCGCCGGGACTTCCTCACCGAGCGCCAGCTCACCTTTCCGATCGGCCACTTCACCGACCTCGGCTGGAGCGGTCTGGTCGCCCTCGCCGCCGAGCGCACGGCCGAGCTGCGGGGCACGGTCTGTGTACGGCATCTGCTGCGCCGGCAGGGCAGCCGGCTGCACGCGCCCGGCGAGCAGCAGCTCGAACTGCTCGACCAGGTGGAGCTGGTGCTCGCCCGGGCCACCGCCGAACAGGGCGTGTCGGAGGCGCTGTTCGAGCAGCTCTTCGCGGTCGTGCTGCGGAGCGCCGCGCACCCGGAGCGGCTGCCCGCCCACCGGCGCCGCGCCTTCTTCCACCGTGCCACGCATCTCTACCGCCTCCACTGCCCCGCCGGTTTCCGGCGGCCGGGCGGCACCCTCGGTCTGCGGCACCGGTTGCTCGCGACCGGCTCGTACGCCGGCTTCCGGGTCCTGTGCGCCGCCGACCGGGCGGTGACCGGCGCCCTCGCCGCGCTCCCCCGTCCCCGCGCGCCCCTCACCCGCGCCCTGTACGCCCTCCAGCGCCTGCTGCCGCTGGACGCGAACCTCGTCGCGTACCGCGTGCACCGGGGCGGTGACGTCACCGGCGACCCCGCCGCCCTCCACGCCAAGGCCCGTGAACTCGCCCCGCGGCTGCGCTCGGTGTTCCTCGTCGAGCCCGACGCGGTGGACCGGCTCCCCGGGGACGTCGAGCACGCCGTCGTCGGCAGCCGCGAGTACTGGCGGGTGCTCGCCCGCGCCAAGTACCTGGTCGACGACACCGATCTCGACGCTCCTGGCCCGGACGGGATCGTCAAGCGCCACCGCGGCGTCCATCTGCGGACCCGGCGCGGCACCCCGCTGACGGCGACGGGCGTGGACCGGGCACCGTACCCGGTGGCGTCCGCCGCGTCCGGCGACTTCACCGCGCTCTTCGCGCGCGTGGACCGCTGGGACTTCGCCCTCTCCGCCGACCGGTACTCCACCGAGACCTGGGAGCGGGCGCTCCCCGGCGGCTACGAGCAGGTGGAGTACGGCCTGCCGCGCAACGACGTCCACTGCACGGCGACGGCGGAGGACGTGGCGCGCGCCCGGCGTGAACTGGGTGTGCCCGAGGGCAGGAAGGCTCTCCTGTACGCCCCCGCGCACGATGACGTCACCGACGGCCGGGACCGCGCCCAGGACATCGCCCGGCTCGATCTGGAGGCGTTCTGCGAGGCGGTCGGCGAGGAGTTCGTGGTGCTGCTGCGGGAGCCCGTCTCCCGGGGCGCGGCCCGCCGGTGGGGCGGCCGGATCATCGACGTCGGCGCACACCCCTCCACCGCCGAGGTCTGCCTCGCCGCCGACGCGCTGATCACCGATCGCTCGTCCCTGATGTTCGACTACGCCAACCTCGACCGGCCCATCGTGGTCCTCGCGGACGACTGGGACGTCCACCGGGAGACCCGGGGCGTCTGCTTCGACCTGCCGGCCGAGCCGCCCGGTCATGTCGCGCGCACCGAGCGGGAGTTGGCGGAGCTGTTCCGCGACGGCTCGTACGCGGACCCGGAGGCCGGCGCCCTGCGGGCGGCGTTCCGGGAGCGGTTCTGCCCGTTCGACGACGGGCGGGCGGCCGAGCGGGTCGTACGGCGGGTGTTCCTCGGTGAGCGGCCGGAGGCACTGCCGCCCGTCGTGCCGCTCGCCGCGCGGACCCCGGCGCCCGCCCCCGACGCCGCGCCCCTCGCGCACGCCTCCGCGCACGTCCCCGCATCCGCCGCCGCGACCCTCGTGAGGAGCTGA